The genomic stretch GCTCAAACTGATCAGCTGACCAAATCTCCGCCTGGTCGTGGCGATTTTGCTTTGGCACGGAGTCACCTCAGAACTGGATCCAAATTAACCCTTGAAAACAAAACTTGCTCTTTTTGTAATTTAAGCAAGTATAGTTTGTGGGAATAACAAGGGTTTCAGCGGTTTAGGACAGAAAGACATCAAAACAGCGGGGCTTGTTGATAATGAACCCCTGTTGTTGAGAATAGAATGCTGTTGGATTTTGGATCCTAAAGAGTGAAGGGCTTTCAGTTTGTGGTGATCGCAGTCTTTGGAAATGTGGTTCAGGGAGCCACCGTCATTAACCAGCGCCGGGGGAAGGATCTGAAGTCAGCCACCACGGGGCACTCGTCGGGGTTGTCCATCGTGCGAATGCGATCGCAAAACTCCACGACCGATTCCATAGGGCGAATGTAGGTGCGATCACAGAACTCACAGCACCAGTTGACCTGGGCCTTGATGTGGGATGCGATCGCATCCCACATCAAGGCGGGTAAAGCTTGCGATCCATCGGTATGGTTCTAGCTCCATCCAACCATCGCAGTGTGCAGCAGTTCCAGGTCCTCCTTACTAGTAAGGTCCTCAAAAGGGCGCGACTCCCAGCCGAAGGCGTCTCCTAGGCGCTGTGTGGCCTCGTCGGGAGTAATGCCCAGGCGGCTGCACTCGATGTCGATGGCCACCAGCAAATCGCTGAGGTCAAGGACCGGCGGCGGAACATTTGGCTCTTCAGATCTGTTTTGGCTGTTTTGCGTTGTCCTGTGTTTAGCCTCGTTGGAAGTAAAGCCTCTCTTGAGTGCTGCATTTAGGAAGGCTTGCGGTTTGTGGATAGATGTCCTCTGCTCCAAGAATGCAGAGATTGCGTTTCTAACCCGCTCGGCGGCTTTGTCGGGGTTTGACTGGTAGATGCTTGCGAGAGTCTTTTCAATTGCAGGGTTTGTCCGGATCCCAGCAGCCTCAATTTTCTCAAGCAATTTACCAATACCCTCCCTGTTAGTTTCCACAGAATTGCTGTATGCAGTACCAATCTGTTCTTTTTTTAAAGTATTTAAAACAGAACTGGTACATTCTGTGGAAAACTCAAAATTGCTGAACCCCTTACTTGACAAGGGATTAGCGATTTCCACAGGCTCTCCATTTTCGGCCCCAGGTGTTGCGTGGCGATCAAGATCGTTGCGTGGAGACAACACTTGTTGCCCCGGCGCAACACTGTTGCCTAGAGACAACACTTTTTCACAGTTAGCCTGTTGCGTAAGCGCAACACTGTTGCCTGAAGACAACACTTCTCCACAGTTAGCCTGCTGAGAATGGAGCTTCACCCTGGCGCTGGTAATCTCCATATCGATCCACTCTTTGCGATCAAGCTCCTTCAGGGCGCGGCTGACGGTACTAGGGTTCATCCTCAGCTCCCTTGCCATCTCCCTTACGCCTATGTCTAAATCTCTCTCGCCAAACGGATCGAGCGTTCGCAGGTAGTAGAGTACGTTCTTTTCGCTGGGCTTCAACTCACAACAGGCCCTAAGCCATTCTTCTAAAGTCAAACGGTAGTGTAACAGCGTGGGCTTTTTAGAAACCCCCTGATTTCCGATTTTTTGTGTCAGCATGTTTTGAAGGCTAAATTGCTACTTTCGGACTTTATTTCCTGTATTGATAACGAGGATCTAGAAAGCCTTTTTCAGATAAACCTTGCTGCCTGTGGCATTGGCTCTTATTTAGCCAAATAGATAGATAGAGAGCAATTTTTTTGGAATAACTAAAGTTTTGTTAACGATCTGCCCTTAACCTGGTCGTAGCTTGAGTGTTGCAGTTCTTATGACTGCGACACTCAAGCAAAGAAAGCGCAAGCGTTGCTAGGCTAGATAACTGCTCAACGGTATAGATTCATGAATGCTCCCAAGGCACTAAAAGAGGACTTACTCTTGAGGTTGCCTTGGGACAATGGCAACCTCAAGAGTAAGTCGAGAGTGCTCCTTTAACCTGAACGTAGCCAGGTCGTGAGCCGCTTTTTATCTTGAGGATTCAACTGATGAGCTAACACCATAACTCGCCTCACCTCTGGGCTAAGAGCCTCCCCAGATTCGTCCTCAAGCTGTGCGAGGAAATCTACGAACATGTCATCAATGACTTCCTCAATAGCTTTGCGCTTATCCTCTGGAGTAGAGCGCTCATACCACTGGCGCAGCATCTTATAGGACGTCCCCATTGCATAAGCTAGCGAGTGAATCTGAGCATCGGTCAAGTTGACTTGGAACGCCCACGTAGCCCAAATATGGCGCAGCATATGGGGAGTAACACGCTTGCCAATCCAAGTGTGGCTACTAGTTGCAAACAAGTTGCTTAGAGTAGTACTAGTATGCTGCTTTCCTGTGTCTGGGACAGGAAAAAGGATGCCCCAAGGCCAATCTCCCGCAACCTGGCCACTTCCCCAATAGACTGGGCTTTCGAACTCAGCTCGGCCTTTAGTCAGCCATCGGCCATGCGTGCCTTGCAGATTCTGATTCCAGCCTGTGTAAGGCTTGGCGGTAAAGAGATTACCGACATACCAAGTGCCGTAAAGATATTGCTCTAGATAATCGTAGAGAGTTAGGCCGTCTCCCAATAGTCGGTTATGGATAATGATGTTTTGAGGACCATAGTACTTTTTTGTCTTGTACTTGGCGATTTGCTTAACCCATATTCCTTCTGGGTAATGCTGCCCCTTATATTCATAGGTTCGATACAAATAGTTGTCAACAATTAACCCATCTTGCCGATATTCTCGAGCTTCATCTGGAGGCAATGGATGCCACAATCCATCTGGTGGAACACTTTCAGGCCTTTGAGCAGGGCATGCTAGAGCAATGCGACGCGTACGAATTTCTTCCTGCCGTCGCGGTGGTTCTAAGAGTACCTCCGTCCACATCAGCAAGGTGGCATAGAACTTAGCTTGCGCAAATGCTGTGTGAAAAACTCCAGATGAACTTCGGGGACGACAACGACGAAGCAGATGTTTAAATAATCCTTCCTTAAGCACCATAAGTGCTGATTTTCCATGCGGAACATCTGGCCACTTTTTGGTTTGGTCGGCCACGTAAATCCGGCTATTATTCCAAACTTCGGTCTGTATACGAACCTCACGCTGTAGATCTCTAAGCGCTGCCATAAGAGGAATTTGGTTATATTCCTCTTCATCTTCAACTTCTGACGCGTATTGGAACTGAATGATTTTCCTGATGTGAGCGAGCCTTGATGCTCGGGTCCTAGGGCTAAAAGCGCGCATTTCATCGGATAAAAACTCAAAATAAGCTAGCACCCAACGCTTGAAATTATTCTTTTGCTCACGCCACAAATGCTTTTGCTGCTTGCTTGATAAGCCTTCCAACTCTTCATCTGTAATTTTAGGAACTAAGATAGCTAGACTTAACTGATCCAGAGGAAGCAAAGGATTGTAATAGGTAGACAACCATCCTAATATGAGGCGAGCTGTGTAGATTATGCCGTCAGTTGTGGATTGATCAATAATAGAGCCTATTCGATGTATATAGAGGGGGCTGCTACAGAATAGGGAAAACTGATCCAATTCATGTTGAAGACGTGCCGAAATATCTTTTTCCTTAAGTGCATATTTAGGCATAGGGCCGCATTTTTGCGGCATGAGAATTGTTTCCTTAGTTTGTCCATATTTGAATGGAATAGGATCTGCACATTCATGAGCAATTCGAGACGGTTCATTCCCGTTATATCTAGGGAACCATGTCTGTTGTTGGCAGCTTTTGATAAATTTCCGAATTCGAGCACCGAAAGTATTGCGGACTGCAGTCGACACACTTTGGTTGTCAAATGCAAGTTCGGTCAGGGCGTTGAGATTGAGTAGGATGCGCAAAGGCTGTTGCCTCAATAACATATCAGCAGCTTCAATCTCCGCCTTTGTCATTCGTTTTGATGAGGCTGAAAGCTGCAACCCTATTTCTGTTAGCGAATATCGCCTTAGTGCGGTGTACAGCTCATTTTTGATTCGTTGAGCTTGTTCTGGTGAATAAATGAGATCAATCTCAGCAAAATATAATTCAATCGCCTCGAATAAAGTCTTTGGATTTCCATTGCTTGATGCCATTATTAACTCCTTGGATAAATTAGGAATTGAGA from Leptolyngbya sp. KIOST-1 encodes the following:
- a CDS encoding MarR family transcriptional regulator encodes the protein MLTQKIGNQGVSKKPTLLHYRLTLEEWLRACCELKPSEKNVLYYLRTLDPFGERDLDIGVREMARELRMNPSTVSRALKELDRKEWIDMEITSARVKLHSQQANCGEVLSSGNSVALTQQANCEKVLSLGNSVAPGQQVLSPRNDLDRHATPGAENGEPVEIANPLSSKGFSNFEFSTECTSSVLNTLKKEQIGTAYSNSVETNREGIGKLLEKIEAAGIRTNPAIEKTLASIYQSNPDKAAERVRNAISAFLEQRTSIHKPQAFLNAALKRGFTSNEAKHRTTQNSQNRSEEPNVPPPVLDLSDLLVAIDIECSRLGITPDEATQRLGDAFGWESRPFEDLTSKEDLELLHTAMVGWS